From Camelus bactrianus isolate YW-2024 breed Bactrian camel chromosome 16, ASM4877302v1, whole genome shotgun sequence, the proteins below share one genomic window:
- the EPN2 gene encoding epsin-2 isoform X3: MSREVAEQEERLRRGDDLRLQMALEESRRDTVKVPKKREHGSHPQQPTLLDLMDALPGSGPAVQKAEPWGPSTSANQTNPWGGPAAAASTSDPWSSFGAKPAASIDPWGVPTGASTHSASKSSDPWAAPQQPASSAGKTTDAWAAAAAAKPAASSGAFDLFSNLNGTIKDDFSEFDNLRASKKSAKAASPPSRNSGTTSPDPFESQPQTVASSKPSGARKTPESFLGPNAALVNLDSLVTRPAPPAQSLNPFLPPGAAAAATPVNPFQVNQPQPLTLNQLRGSPVLGSSASFGPSPGVEPMASVTSTASHPALGVSGSSLTPLGPATMNMVGGLGGPPSAAPATGTTNPFLL, encoded by the exons GAAGAGCGCCTCCGGCGGGGCGATGACCTCAGGCTGCAGATGGCCCTGGAGGAAAGCCGCAGGGACACCGTCAAAGTTCCAAAAAAGAGAGAG CACGGCTCCCACCCACAGCAGCCCACACTGTTGGATCTGATGGACGCCCTGCCCGGCTCGGGCCCTGCTGTGCAGAAGGCAGAGCCCTGGGGCCCATCCACCTCAGCTAACCAGACCAACCCCTGGGGTGGGCCGGCAGCCGCAGCCAGCACTTCGGACCCCTGGTCATCGTTCG GTGCCAAGCCAGCCGCCTCCATCGACCCGTGGGGGGTGCCCACTGGAGCCAGCACGCACTCCGCCTCCAAGAGCTCGGACCCCTGGGCAGCCCCGCAGCAGCCCGCTTCCAGTGCCGGGAAGACCACCGACGCCTGGGCCGCAGCCGCGGCCGCCAAGCCCGCAGCCTCCTCTG GGGCCTTTGATCTCTTCAGTAATTTGAATGGTACAATTAAAGACGACTTTTCTGAGTTTGACAACCTCCGAGCTTCAAAAAAATCAG CCAAGGCGGCCTCTCCGCCCTCCCGGAACAGTGGGACTACCAGCCCTGACCCCTTTGAGTCTCAGCCCCAGACTGTCGCCTCAAGCAAGCCCAGTGGCGCCCGGAAAACCCCCGAGTCCTTCCTGGGCCCCAACGCGGCCCTGGTGAACCTGGACTCGCTGGTGACCAGGCCAGCCCCGCCAGCTCAGTCCCTCAACCCTTTCCTGCCTCCAG GTGCAGCCGCGGCCGCCACCCCAGTCAACCCCTTCCAGGTGAACCAGCCCCAGCCGCTGACGCTGAACCAGCTGCGGGGGAGCCCGGTTCTGGGGAGCAGCGCGTCCTTCGGGCCCAGCCCAGGTGTGGAGCCCATGGCCTCCGTGACGTCCACGGCTTCACACCCCGCCTTGGGGGTCAGCGGTTCCTCCCTGACGCCCCTGGGCCCCGCCACGATGAACATGGTGGGCGGCCTGGGCGGCCCCCCGTCGGCAGCCCCGGCTACTGGCACCACCAACCCCTTCCTCCTCTAG